The following are from one region of the Planctomycetota bacterium genome:
- a CDS encoding type II toxin-antitoxin system HicA family toxin codes for MSLPLPVVSGREVVTALQRIGYYIRKQRGSHIRLYHPNRLPVTVPDHKELDRGTLKSILRTVNLTTEEFNNLL; via the coding sequence ATGAGTCTGCCTTTACCGGTGGTCTCGGGCCGGGAGGTAGTAACCGCTCTCCAGCGAATCGGGTATTATATCCGCAAGCAAAGAGGCAGTCATATAAGGCTCTACCACCCCAACCGCTTACCGGTAACGGTTCCTGACCATAAAGAACTTGATAGAGGCACATTGAAATCTATCCTCCGAACAGTTAATCTCACCACTGAAGAATTTAATAATCTTCTTTAG
- a CDS encoding type II toxin-antitoxin system HicB family antitoxin: MVYKIILTEGEDGYLVAECPAISGCISQGKTLPEALKNIKEAIELALECYKEEGKPIPEDHTKVEEIAV, translated from the coding sequence ATGGTCTATAAAATTATTCTTACCGAAGGTGAAGACGGGTACCTCGTGGCCGAGTGTCCGGCTATTTCCGGTTGTATCTCCCAGGGCAAAACACTCCCGGAGGCGCTTAAGAATATTAAGGAAGCCATTGAACTGGCGCTGGAGTGTTATAAAGAAGAAGGGAAACCAATCCCTGAAGACCACACCAAGGTAGAGGAAATTGCCGTATGA